ttagcCCTGTAGGCAGAGAGCACAATCTAAAACATATCTAGTCATAGTAGGGACATATGAAAAAATGGACCACGAGCTCgtgagaaatttaaaaaaagtatttttatataagctgAAAGTTCATGATCCAcgattttttatcatataattcGTCTCGGTAAAGTATGGGATTATAAATAGCGGAACATTAAGTTTACACCATTGCATTAAAATACCAAATATAGGTTATGTAAACTTTATTTACAATTGATGTACAGCAACATTTAGTCATACATCGATTAACCATTAAACGTAATGCTTCTGTTATTAGTATTGATATGTgtaacttaaattcaaattaaattttgactGCTCGTGCATTCTACAATGTCGTCCGGTTATTCTAATCAGCAAGATCGGatgaaaaaagtttatttgtaccaatattttaggtttaaaataatccgaaacttctaaaataaatatatcattttttaATCCTTAATCGGTGTATAACAGCGATAGTTCCTACTGAAAAAAGTACAATATTATAACCccattatttacctatatataCGGATACAAAAACTTGCAACTTTTATCAAACCTTCTTAAATTTCCCACCAGCTCTCGGGCTACAAGACATGATGAGGGATTTATTGTACATAATATGCTATTTCCATTCGCATATATTTTCATAGAGATAAGGAAAAATACACCAAACGATTTATTCAGTAGGTAATAATTATatacgtattatattatatatttttatggaaaacGTAAACTAGATGCCtaatagaatatacataatatatactggACAATATAACATATAAGAAAATTTATACAGACTTtagcaaaattaattttttacaacCATTTTCTTGTTTTCTAGACCAGTTTGGaatttgattttaatgaaatgaagattttttttaaagcccaACTTAAGTTATTAAGACTGAAGCACTTATTGTaacgtacttatttatttttttatttatttgtttctttttaagttaacaaactaACTTTACTATACAAGGACGACACAGATGTTTGTTGCATTATATACAACGAAGCGAGCGTTTCACTAGCAAAGATACCGATCGGGAATACGGGTTCAACCGTGGAGTACTGTAGTAGCCGTATCTAATCCAAGCTTTTTGACCGCGTTCCCTCCTAGACTACATTATTCACCAACGATTCAATAAGGTTAaccttatatatatacacaaagcACACCATAAAATCATAGTAAATTAGACATGATATTCGTCTGTTTCTacagattttttgttttaatgcgTTCAGCTACGCTTGCTTTCAAGTGTGGCCGTTTTTAAGCTTTAGATCAAGGCAGATAAGGTCCACTCTTAAAGGTTAAATCTGCTGGTTAGGCTAATAGGGCTACAGCGAGGGCCCCATCGCCGCGTCTAAGTTTGCAACCTTTGAGCTAGCAATCACAAGACTGGCTCCAACGTGCGCTTCTTGTTAAAGTGCGAAAAGCACGCTGAACGCAAACTTGAACGCACATAAGAACGAAGGTTTTACGCAACGGTTTGGCCTTGCCGCGGTGGAAAAGGGAGCGATAACGTACTACAATTCAGTGACCGACCCACGCCAGTCAAATGTCAGCTTACATTTTGCCCCCATTTATAGCGCTACATTTGACGTACGAGTGCTCTTGGAACTAAAACTGTAGTAGTAAATACCGCTGTATTATTAGACATAATcctaattttaattctttaaacaCTTGCGTAACAGCAACAAAATGACGTTAATTATTGTCCAacggtaataatataaattaaataaaagtcagTGGGGAAGGCCAACCACATGCTCTTAGACTATAAGCATGCACACGAGGTAGGGACGTAGAGTTCAATATCACATTACGTTTTAGTACAAATACAGCAACCATTTGTGTCGCCTACCGCCAAagccttaaaaatatatgcGATGGGAACGCGAAACGGATCTCCAAATCGAAtaaatattggtaaaaaaaattagcgAGTAGTTAAAATTGTTCCTGACGCCTCTGAGGCAAAGtcgtatatctttatattatagaaaatatttctaAGCGTACAACAATGTACACTCTTATTGTTTAGAAATTTCCAAATGTGGAAGCAAATAATTTTAGCCTTTATAGCTCGATGGATTAAGTGCGTGGGGTCCAACCCATTTTTCACTATTGTCAAACTCACTAGAACAAGGTTTACACGTAAAAGGAAAAGGGAAATAAAAGTGATATTCATGgcttattacttttattaaaaacgcgGTGGCATTAAAAAGCAAACTTGATTTAACTTTTGCAAGTTTTCTTTGATAAGTCAATGAAGAATAAGTATGTTCTGTAATGTGGTATGGGTTAGGTTTCGAAAACTAACATCAATTTTAGTTAGGACTGGTTCCATTTCAAACTTCATCCTCATTTACTACAAACTCAGACCACTTATTGTCTACAGTCTGtagttctatttaaaaataatgattttgctATAATACCgggtatttttatgtattatgttttgGCTGATGACTAAAGGGTGAAATGACATTTATCATATATTCgtattttatctaataaaaatgtTCAGTTTGTATAAAGATTAAGCTTATACACCAATCGTCTTTATTCTGCAAGTATTCAGCTTTTGGATTGGGaattcaaattgtttttaaattcaattattaaattatgtaagaAACGTCACCGTACAACTTATTACGATGCTACGATGCGGTGaaaaaagttatgataaaaaCTAACGATGCCAAAACTACTTTTTACACATTTGGAAGTTTCTAATCGAGCAGGGTTTAATTAGTATCTCAATAACCAAATGTTCAATGTGAGTAAACGATTCTAGTTGCGATTGTATTAGTGATACGACATATacgtaataatttaatttttaccaaCAAATTGTCTGCTTATATGAAAGATAAACAATAAAACTACGAAGTAGAAAACACGGTGCATTTTTTATCTGTACCTCACTGACATTACTGTGAAGTCTCACAGTTTATCCGAACGTAAAACGTACGTTTCACTAATCAGAGTActgtatttattgatttataatcagatatatgtataaatatatagtacaTACTAACACCtgaactaaaaattaataacaattaatgtTAACTAAAATGAATAGTAAATTCATGTTAGTTGACATTATTTAATTCAGCTAgagtatttaaatacataatagtaGATATCGTCAtcttacaataattacaaaagatatcgatataaattaaaacgctattataattgtatttaacaAAAGTCACCTCCAGTAATTAGAGGAAAGTGgataaattaatttatcttgCTCTCTCTATGAGTCTTCATAATTTACTGAACACAAAACAGGTAAGATcataatactcgtatataagtaatatgtattttttataattcttaactAACTTAACTAAACCCTTTACTAATAGAAGGCAATTCGATAACTTTTATCCGGCTCAAAGGACCAATTGGCATTCCTATACTAACACTAATtctaagtaaaattgataagtcTTAGAGTTCTTTTCTTATGATGATGCTTAGAATGGTGCTACATTAAATTCGTATAGAACGATTTTCCTTCTATTTGTCCTTTTAATAACACTGAATTAAGACCTTATACCGTTTGTGTAAAGTGCAATTCCCCTTGGCAGGCGGATGTCGTAGAACGCAAGATCTGCTACGCGTGCGAGCCACAGACCCCAGACCGTGCCCGAAGTGCGGGAAGATCTACCGCTCTGCGCATACACTGAGGACGCATCTCGAGGACAAACATACCGTGTGCCCTGGCTACcggtaagtttaatttattctatCTCAGCTAAGTCAAAACGAGTCTTTGATCTACCATTTTTCCGGGCCTATGACATACCCTGCTTTAGATCTACATTTTGAGCCGGGGAAAAAGCCCTTAACCTCCAAAATTTGGGATTTTCCTTAGCCAATCAGGGTCCCTTTTTGATGGTCCCGTCTTTCTCTTAGGAGAGATAGATTTGcgaagtgtgtttgttgtttttctccaaataaattaattgtacgCCCTCTTAAATTACCGCTCTGGGGCTGATCACATTACCTTCCTAAGCTTGACGTTATCTGGTTTCTTATTCCTCAGCTGCGTACTATGCGGAACTGTGGCTAAATCTCGCAACTCTCTCCACTCGCACATGTCGCGCCAACACCGCGGAATTTCCACCAAGGATCTCCCCGTGCTGCAGATGCCGACTCGCTTCGACCCCGAACTCGCCAGCCAGTGAGTACGatacctataataataaaatcgtaaaaaaaacCAATGAATGGTACTTTTAAaccgtttaatttaattttagcgTTCTGTCTACATTCGAATTATCATCAACTTACGTAAAGACTTAGAAAACTCGAAGGACAGTAtcaagcaaaaaatattttcatagaaattcaaattttatactTGAAGAGGTTTTTAGAATCTATGAGGTCTATTTTCTTTCAaaaagtacctttgaaaactttcaCAGAAACAACCAAGAATTCATAGGCTTAatctagaaataaaattatctacGACAATAGAAAACGTAACCTACCTTTCCCATTTTAGGTTACTAGCAAAAGCCGGGGTGAAAGTGTCTCCCGAGCAGTTGAGGGCACGCGCGTCTCCCACCGGTCCTCGTCGCTCAGATATCAAGCTGGACGCCAAGTCTGCTGCCTCCGAGAACAGCTCGCTTTGTGGTGATAATGACGACGATCTCAGTCAGTCCAAATACCAGGATTCTATACCCGTCTCTCCTCCACGTAAGTActgatattttcttaaatagcTAACATGATACGGTCATATTATGGAGTTCTTTTGCCAGTATTTCGTAGTATTCTGTGATAGCACGTCTTTCCGCAGAAAGTGGATTCCCTGCGAAATTTAGCAAGGAATACGCGAATACAGTTCACACTATGTGACCTTGGAACTTAATTCAATTTCAGGAAACAATTAAAAGTCTTTATTTACTTCATTAAATACTTTGcgctaaaatattaaataacgcATGTCCTTCCAGATATAAATAACCTGACCAATACGACGATCACAAAAGTACCAGCAGTTCGAGCAGTGACAGCCAAAGCTCTGGAGAATCTGCCCCACGGTCTGACCATGAAGCACGATGATTATCCGCCAGGGTTTGGTGGCGGGTCTGCCATACTGGATACTTATTTGCAATATATCGGGGAAAACGTATTTGGTAAGCGTacagtatttaaattattataaatttgctaGATAAgtacattttgtaataaaaaaaaaacctacgcaAAGCATTTAGAATCAGTAAAAAACAGTATAATGTAAAACTTCCTATACAACAAaaggaaaaattacacaaaaatagGAGACATGACTTTgttcacacaaacgttttctaGTTGTCCTACAactgaacttgaatgtttttcagtggctgggtgtttatagctatttgtgtatattattcattaaaatattcattagtcatcttagttagtacacataacacaagccacgcttactttggggctacatggcgatgtgtgtattgccgtaatatatttatttattttgttcaattCATGTAGTTGCTGAGGTTGGCTTTTGTGATTGGCAATCCTAACTATTAGGTCGAAAAATTATGTCTTATCTGAAGATGAATCCGTTGGAAACTAagataacagaaaataaatagtagaatgatttttgttttaggCATGAACGCCGCAAAATTGGCACAAATCAACGCAATGCACATGGACAGAAAAACCTATGACGAGCCTTCACCGCAAATGGGGTCCCTTCCACCACCGCCTACGACATTAGCCCACCAGCGTTTCTTGAAGCAAATGCAAAGGCAGTACACAGAGAACATGGGGAAACCTGACATCATGCGAGATTCAGACGAGCCGTTGGACCTTGGGAAGGAGAGACAGAGGAATGACGGCATCAGCGAAGTGGAGACAGATAAACAGGATATGCTGGACAAGGACATGAACAAAGATTATTACAAAGGCTACAATGACGACGAGAGAAACAGAGGGAACTGTGAGCAAGATCTAGACCACAGCGGACAAGACGAAGGCGATTATTCCGAGGATGAACACAACAAGATTGCGTCTTCATGAAATGAtgttatgaattaattattcaagTGGAACTGTTACGTTTTGTTGATGGTTTTTGAAAAGGTGCTTGAGTGTTATGTTTCGTCATTAGCTGATTCATTGTTGACCCGTGGAATGTCGTTGGTGCCATTAACCGATCTATTGTACATTTTTAAGGACTGAGTCGATACTTACGGTTGCTGCTGAGCTTCAACCGGAATTACGGAAGAATTTGGCGTTTACTAATGTATGAATACGCTCATAATATATTCCTTGTGAAGGAG
This Pararge aegeria chromosome 3, ilParAegt1.1, whole genome shotgun sequence DNA region includes the following protein-coding sequences:
- the LOC120637340 gene encoding protein abrupt encodes the protein MATETARLHAGGAAGEQQYSLRWNDFHSAMVSSFRRLRDEEDFVDVTLACAGATFTAHKVVLSACSPYFRKLLKANPCQHPIVILRDVHDKDMESLLRFMYQGEVHIGQEQLKEFLRAAQLLQVRGLTDVPPPAPLPTLDQKASPSASSWTETGSGGSREGREPQPREGRRSRRPDEGNPCTPPPKRARSSDLYQAQMKTRTEQLLAVQGASPERMGTNGHELALFSQALETAQNPPFSGVSNHLSGDGDESSSDAGASDTEGENRAKQEPLDYDDPSTMANTNGALPPNFPGLLNLPGFPGLPGPSGIPDNFGGCRRTQDLLRVRATDPRPCPKCGKIYRSAHTLRTHLEDKHTVCPGYRCVLCGTVAKSRNSLHSHMSRQHRGISTKDLPVLQMPTRFDPELASQLLAKAGVKVSPEQLRARASPTGPRRSDIKLDAKSAASENSSLCGDNDDDLSQSKYQDSIPVSPPHINNLTNTTITKVPAVRAVTAKALENLPHGLTMKHDDYPPGFGGGSAILDTYLQYIGENVFGMNAAKLAQINAMHMDRKTYDEPSPQMGSLPPPPTTLAHQRFLKQMQRQYTENMGKPDIMRDSDEPLDLGKERQRNDGISEVETDKQDMLDKDMNKDYYKGYNDDERNRGNCEQDLDHSGQDEGDYSEDEHNKIASS